The DNA window GCCGCCGGAGCCTCTCGACCAGCGCCGCATCGCTCTCCTCGGCCGACACCGCCGACGTCTCCACGGAGGGCTCGCGCCCACCCGGGGCCGGCCCGTCCGCGATCCTCGGCGAGGTCTCCACGGTTCCCACGCCTCCCCAGAACGCGCCGGGCGCCTCGGCGTGACAAGAAAAGATTTTCGGTCACACCCGGAAGGCCCCCGCGTTGGGGAAGGTGCAGGGCCGAACGAGACCCTCACCACCGACGTCCAGGACCGTCCGCGGACACGCCGCGGCCCCCCTGGGCCCCGACCCACAGCACGGAGGTTCGTCATGATTCAAGCGTTCGTCGAAGGCGGCTGGGCGATGTGGCCGCTCCTGGTCTTCGGCATGGTCACCATCGGCGCCGCAGGGCGGTTCGCCCACCGACCGCAGCTCGCGCAGCTCCGGTTCATCGGCGCGATGTCGCTCCTCACCTTCGTGACCACCTTCCATGCAACGTGGCTCGCGATCAGCGCCGTGCTCTCCTACCTGAGCAAGCTGGAGGACGTCGCTTCCGATCAGCTCGTCAAGATCCTCTTCACCGGCCTGATGGAGAGCACCCGTGCTGGCGGCCTGGGCGGCCTGTTGCTCATCGTCACGCTCCTCCTGGTCGCCATCGGCACGCTGCGCCTCACCCCGAAGCAGGGCTGACCCCCTTGGCAAGCCGCGAGGAGTGAGGCACGACGACGTGCATGGGCCAGAACGAGCTCGGCCAGCTCCTCGATCCGAGCGCTCTCGACCGAGCCGAGGGCGCCCGAGGTCGACTGCGACTGGTCGTCCCGGCGCAGTGGGACGGCGAGCCCACCGAGCTGGAGATCACGGCCCCGCTGCGCATCACCTGCGCCCGCTGCGACGGCGGCGGGTGTGACGCCTGCGGGCGCAGCGGCGCGCTGAAGACGCCGGACGACCCAGCCGACCGCATCCTCCGCGTGCAGCTCCCCGCCCAGCTCGGCGGCGGCGTCGTCCTGCGCCTGGTCCGCCCCTTCGGTGACACCTGGCCCATCGAACAGCTCCTCCTGGAGCTCGTCCCTGGCGCCACCCCCTCTCGCGACATCGTCCGTCTCCCCCCGCCCGCGCCCCTCGCCCCCTGGACCGCTTCGCCCCCCAGCAGCCACGCGCGCGCCACCGCCCTCGGCGTCGGCTTTCTGGCCGTGCTCGCCGCCGTGCTCGCTCTTCTCGCAAGCCGCTGAAAGACGAGTACCGTGTTCCCCAAGTTCGTCCTGGGTCCTTGGCCAAGCGCTCTGCGAAGAAAGCAGGGGGTAGCGACCATCGGGAGCGTAGGGGCCGATAGGCCCCTGATTTAGGGTACGCTGCACTAGACTCCCCGCGTGCGCCTCCGCCGCCTCTTCGCTCGCCTGCTCACCCGCGTGCGCCGCGCGAGCGACATCACCCGGCGCGTCGTCGCCTCGGCGCTGCTCGTCCTCGTCTACGTCCTCGTGCTCCCCTGGTTCGCGCTCGCCCTGCGGCTGCGACGCCCTCGCCCCTCGGGATGGCGCCTGCGCCACGACCCCACCCTCGCCACCCTCGAGCGCCTGCGCTCCCCCTTCTGACGCGCCCTCTCACCCCCCATGCCCACCTGGGTCCTCGGCCTCTCCGCCTTCTACCACGACGCCGCCGCGTGCCTCCTTCGCGACGGCGAACTCGTCCTCGCCGTCGAAGAAGAGCGCCTCTCCCGCATCAAGCACGACCACGGCTACCCCGCGCGCGCCATCGCCGCGTGCCTCGACACCGCCGGCATCACCCCCGCCGACGTCGACCTCGTCGTCTTCTACGAAAAGACCCTCCCCAAGCTCGAACGCCAGCTCGAGACCTGGCTCGGCGCCTTCCCCCGCTCCCTCGGCGCCTTCGTTCGCAGCATGTCCCGCTACCTCGACGGCCGCATCGACCTCCGCCGCTGGCTCGAACGCCGCGGCGGCTTCCGCGGCGACATCCTCTTCTCCGAGCACCACCTCTCCCACGCCGCCTTCGCCTACTTCACCTCCCCCTTCTTCCTCGACACCCCCGACCAGGACACCGCCGTCCTCGTCTCCGACGGCGTCGGCGAGTGGACCACCACCAGCCTCTGGACCGCTGGCCCCGCAGGCATCACCCCCCAGCGCGAGATCCATTTCCCCGACTCCCTCGGCCTCTTCTACTCCCTGATCACCGCCCACCTCGGCTTCGAGGTGAACGAAGGCGAGTACAAGGTCATGGGCCTCGCCGCCTTCGGCGACGACACCTTCGCCCCCGAGATGGCGCGCCTCCTCCCCTTCCTCGACGACGGCGCCTTCCGCCTCGACCGCCGCTACCTGCACCTCGGCGGTCACCACCGCCTCGCCTCCCCCGCCCTCGACGCCCTCCTCGGCCCACCACGCCTCCCGGGTGACCCCATCACCCAGCGCCACCGCGACCTCGCCCGCAGCGCGCAAGCTCGCCTCGAAGACGCCCTTCTCCGCATCGAGGCCACGCTCCCTGCTGGCCAGCCTCTCTGCTACGGCGGCGGCGTCGCCCTCAACGGCGCCGCCAACGCACGCCTCGCCGCGAGACGCCCCCTCCACGTCTCCTTCGCCCCTGGCGACTCCGGCGCCGCCATCGGCGCCGCCTACGTGGGACATTACCTCGCCTCGACGAAGGGAAGCGCCACGCTCTCCGACAGCGCCACGCTCTCCGACAGCGCCACGCTCTCCGACAGCGCCACGCTCTCCGACAGCGCCGCACGCTCCACCAATCCCCCCCATCGCATCTCCATCACCCCCTACCTCGGCCCCGCCTTCACCCCCGACGCCTGCCTCGAAGCCGCCCGCGCGCTGGGCCTCACCGCCCGCCCTCTCTCCTCCCTCGGCGGCGACGCCTTCCTCGCCCAGCGCCTCGCCGACGGCGCCATCCTCGGCTGGGTCGACGGCCGCATGGAGTTCGGCCCCCGCGCCCTCGGCGCCCGCTCCCTCCTCGCCGACCCCCGCCGCGCCACCATGCGTGACGCCATCAACGAGCGCATCAAGCGCCGCGAACCCTTCCGCCCCTTCGCCCCCATCGTCCTCGCCGAGCACACCGCCGACTTCTTCGACGACCCGCGCCCTTCCCCCTGGATGACCGAGATCCGCCCCGTTCGCCCCGAGCGCCGCCACGACCTCGCCGCCGTCGTCCACGTCGACGGCACCGCCCGCCTCCAGACCCTCCGCCGTGACGACGCCCCCCGCCTCCACGACCTCATCCGCGCCTTCGCGGCCATCACCGGCGTCCCTGCCCTGCTGAACACCTCGTTCAACGTCGCCGGCGAGCCCATCGTCTGCACCCCCGAGGACGCTTGCCGCTGCTTCCGGACCGCAGGGCTGGATGGCCTCGTCCTCGGTGAGGTATGGATCGAACCGGAGCCCCGCCCATGAGCCGACCTCGCCGCGCTCCCTTCCTCGCCGACGTGCTCCGCTTCGTCTTCTCGGGCCGACGCCTGTGGATGCTCCCCATCGTCCTCGTCCTCCTCGTCGTCTCCCTCCTCGCTGCCGTCGGCGCCCTCGCTCCCTACGCCGCCTTCCTCTACCCGCTCTGACCGGATGAGCCGCCCCGCTCTGACCGGATGAGCCGCCCATCGAGGGCCTCCGTGCCATGAGGATCCCCACCCCTGCCCGCGCCCTCGCCCTCGCCCTCGCCCTCGCCGGCGCCCTGATCCTCTTCGCCAACCGACACACCCCCGACGAGTCACGCCTCCTCGGCGCCCTCCTCCTCGCCACCGCCCTCGCCGCCCTCCTCACCCGCGAGACCCCGGCCCGCCGCCGCGTCCTCGAAGCCCTTGCCGTCCTCCTGCTCGTCCTCGCCGGCGGCGAGTGGGCCGTCCGCCGCGAGAGCCAGAAGTCCCAGGACGCCTACGCCGGCCGCGTCATCCAGTTCGTCGACGACCCGGTCCTTCGTTACCACTGGAAGCCCGACACCTCCTGCGGCGAAGGCACCACCAACGACCGCGGCATGCTCGACGTCCCGCGGCAGACCGAGAAGCCCCCCGGCACCCTGCGCATCGCCTGCCTCGGCGACTCCGTCGGCGGCGACTGCACCCTCCCCCGCGACAACGCCTGCGCCGCCCTCGAGCGCGTCCTCCGCGAAGCCCGCGACGGCCGCCCCACCGAGGTCCTGAACTTCTCCGTCTCCGGCTACAACACCCTCCAGGAAGCCCGCACCCTCGAAGTCCGCGCCCTCCCCTTCTCCCCGGATGCCGTCGTCGTCCTCTACGTCGTCAACGACCCCTACCCCGAGCTGGCCATCTCCCATCACCTCCCTGGCCACTTCAAGTTCCAGCACCTCCTCTGGAGCGCCACCCGCTTCGCCGCCGCCCGCCTCTTCCCCGGCCACATCGACCCCCTCGGCGGCCTCCTCCAGGGCTTCTACGACGACCCCCGCAGCTGGAACGGCGTCGTCGTCGCCGGCTTCGACCGCATCCAGGCCGTCGCCACCGCCCACGCGATGCCCGTCGTCGTCGCCGTCTTCCCCCTCTTCCTGCCCGACGCCCTCCCCGAGCACCGCCTCATCGGCCCCAAGGTCACCCAGGAAGCCGAACGCCACGGCTTCATCGGCCTCGACCTCGCCACCACCGCCTACCGCGACGAGCCCCTCGACGCCTTGCTCAAGCCCTCGCGAGACATGATCCACCCCAACGCGCACGCCCACCAGCTCGCCGCCGAGACCATCGCGAAGGCCCTGCTGGCGCGCCACCCCGAGCTGCGAGCGCGCTAGCCATGGAACCCGGACGCGACAGCGCGACGCCGAAGGCCGACGACGCCCGCGAGACCGAGCGCGGTGACGACGCCCGCGAGGCCGAGCATGGCGACGACACCCGCAAGCCCGAACGTGGCGATCTCACTCCTGCGGAGAGGGACGACCTCACCCCCGCAGAAAAGGAGGCCCGCGCCACCACGAATGAGGTCTCCCTAAGCCCTCCCCTCCTTGCGGTTTCTCAGTGGACCCTGCGCGGACTTGCCCGTGCCACCCTCGTTGCCCTCCTCGCCCTCGGGACAGGTGCAGCCCTGGGCACGCTCATCACCCGCGCCCCCAGCCCCACGGACCCCAACAAGACAGCCCGCCCGGCTCCTGCGAGCGCCGCCGAGCGCGCCATCCTCGCCCCCTTGAGCGAAGGAGATTCGCTCGGAGACTACGAGGTCACGGAAATTCAAGGCGTCTCTCCTCAGGGCGCCGTGCGGGTGATCTGCACGAGGGACCGCGCCACCATTCGCCTCGATGTCGCTCTGGTGACCGAAGAGGGGCCCGAGCCTCCGGCGTTCACCGACAAGTACGCGGTGTTCTATTCGCTGAAGAACGCTCCCCCGGAGGACGGCGAGCGGCTTGCGCAAACGCTCGTGAAGATCCTGAAAAAGAACGAGTCCACGCCTGCGCCCCCCGGGATGGCCACGTTCACGCCGAAGCCACTGCCGCCGATCTGAGAATTACCTCTCTGCATCGCACTCCCTCCGAATCCGTGCGCAGACCACGCCTTTCGAGCCCAGATGCCACAGGCCGGGCAACCGCCATGATAGAACCGCGCATGCACCGTGACACGTCGAGATACTCGCTTACGGCGGCATGCATCGCAGTACTGACCAGCTCGGGCTGCGGACTTCTCCTGGGCTTGAGTGAGTTCGAAGACGGCCTGCCAGCGGAGGCTTGCGAGACCCCCGCAGACTGCCCCGGTGGAGAGAACGGGTCTGCCACCTGCGAACGTGGAGCCTGCAACTTCACCTGCAACGAAGGGTTCGCCGACTGCACGGAGGCCCCCGGGTGCGAGACCCCCACCGCAGACGACCGGCAAAACTGCGGAGGATGTGGTGTGACTTGCGCGGCGCTGTGCCAGCAGGGAGCATGCAACGACCCCGTCGACCTCTCCGTGGGATCCACGGGAACCGCCATCTGCGCCGTTCTCCAGGATGGCAGCGCCTGGTGCTGGGGCAACCTGCCCACGTCGCCGAACACGTCAGAGCCACACCCTGTACCTGTCCGCATCGACCTCCCTCTTCCTGCGCTTCAAATCGCCATCGCCCCAGCCACCAGCAGTGATCCCTCGATCAGCCATACCCCCCATCTCTGTGCGATCCTCTCGGACCACTCCATCCGTTGCTGGGGAGGGAATGAGTTCGGCCAGCTCGGCATGAACGACGCGGGTCCTGATCTCGAGTTCGTGGATCCCGGACTCCGCGACATCGAGCAGGTCTCTGCAAATGCGTTCAACACCTGCGCCGTCGACACGCGTGGCGAGCTGGTTTGCTGGGGCGCCGGGACATCCGTTCTGGGCCAGAATGCAGCACAAGCATTCCCACCGACCCTCATCATGAATGGAACTCGCCAGGTCTCCATGGGATTCATCCACGCATGCGCCGTCATGCGCGACGGCACGTCGAGGTGCTGGGGAGAGAATCCCTACGGGAGTCTCGGCTTGGGCGACATGGCACCAGACTCCGTATCCAGTCCAGAGCGTGTCGGGTTGCTGATGGATATCCAGGAGGTCGCCAGTGGCGGGATTCACACCTGCGCTCGAAGCGTGAACAGCACATTTTGCTGGGGCAACAACTCGCAAGGCCAGCTGGGCCTGGGCAACGACGTGGACCACCACACGCCCCAGCTCATCAACCTGTCCCGACCCGACGGATTGAGCGTTGGAAGCGCCCACTCTGGAGTGATCGTCGGCGGCAATGTCTATGTATGGGGCGACAACACATTCGGACAGCTCGGAACGGACGATGCCTTCGACGCCCTGTCTCCCGTGAAGATCGACCTTCCCAGAACCTCCAAGCTCGCGTTCGCCGGAAGCACCTCCTGCGCCCTCCTGGAGGATCGGCGCATCCTGTGCTGGGGTTCGAACGGCCGGGGACAGCTCGGAGATGGGACGACCACATCGAGGGCGAGACCCGAAGCGGTCATCTGGCCCTGAACTCCCATGCGACACCGCTCCACGGTTCGGGAGGACTGTCCATCTGCTGACTTCGGGGCGATGAATCTCGACCTCACCAGCACGGGCCGCGCTGCAACCGACGACGTGCACCGCACGACCGAGACAACCACCCGTCCTGCGGTTCACGGCGTTGCATTTCGTAGCGAGGACCGGATGATGAGCAATCCCAGACGCACGAATGCCTGAATTCGAGCAACCAATGAAGCCATCGACTCCGACACGACTGTTCCTGCTCTGGATGCTCACCGCTCCTGGCTGTGGGCTGCTTCTCGGACTCGATGACTTCGAAGATGCCGGAAAGAGCACCGACACGGTCAGTGACACTGACGGCAGGTGTCACATCGACGAAGACTGTCCCAGCGGGCTGCATGGACAGGCTGTCTGTGATGACGGGACATGTGAGTACACATGCGCTCCTGGCTTCGCAGACTGCAGCGACTCGCCAGGGTGCGAAACTGCAATCACTGAAGACCCAGAGCACTGTGGCAGCTGCCGATCCCCCTGCGCAGCGCATTGTGTGGATGGAGTTTGCAACGCCCCTGTCGATATTGCGACGAGCGCCTCTTCCGCCAGCGCATGTGCACTGATGGAAGCGGGGGATGTCTGGTGCTGGGGGCTGCTTCCGAACGCAGAGGGAGGGAGCCGTACCGTTCCTCTTCCAGAGCGAATCGAGCTACCGCTTCCTGCATTGCAGGTCGCGGTGGGTGGAACGGTGTTCACGGGCCCCCATGGTCTGAGAGCACATTTCTGCGCTCTACTTGCCGATGGCACTGTCCGGTGCTGGGGAACGAATCAGCTTGGTCAGCTCGGCTTGGGTGACACCGGACCTCATGAAGGTGCGCAGATCCCCAACGTCAACGGGATAAGGGAGATCGCTGCTGGGACGGACAACACATGTGCCATCAACGCGCAAAACCAGCTTTACTGCTGGGGACCAAGGAGCACTGGCCTGATCGAGGGGGACACCACTCCGGCCGCGCCGACGCTCATTGCCGAGTCAGTGGATCAGGTCTCCGTAGCGTCATTTCACGCATGTGCTGTCATGGTGGACAGGACGTTGAAATGCTGGGGTCTCGATTTCTACGGCTCCTTGGGGCTCGGAGCTGGAGGGCCCACCCATGCAACCACGCCGACCTCGGTCGGGCATGGGTCCAACTTCGCCGAAGTGTCTTGCGGACTCACCCACACCTGCGCTCGGAGCAGCAGCGGGGTCTCTTGCTGGGGGAACAACGCAAACGGCCAGCTCGGTCTGGGTTCACGGACGAACTACAACTCTCCCCAGTCTCTCAATCTCTTTGCTTCACAGACGTTGCGCGCTGGCGCTTCGCACACAGCAGCAGTCATCGCTGGAGATGTCTACCTGTGGGGTAGCAATGCTTTCAAGCAGATGGGATCGAACGACGCTTTCGACACGCTGCTTCCGGTGCGACTGTCGCTCCCCTCGGTGTCGCGCCTCGCGCTCGGAGAGCGGTTCTCATGTGCATTGACTGCAGAGGGCCGTGTCCTGTGCTGGGGGGCGAATGATCATGCACAGCTGGGAGACGGAACCCTCGTGTCTCGAGCGACGGCGGCGCCCGTTCGGTGGCGATAGCGATGATGTGAGCCCCCCCTTGCTCTGCGCTGAGCTACTGGCACTGCCCCGAGCAGTTCTGTACTGCGCAGGAGAGTACGGTCTGCGCATTCTGATTGCCGCCGACACAGGTACTGATGCAGTTGAAATTGTTAGGCGGACACATCTGAACGCACTCGACCGCCGCTGCGCACGCCGGCTCGGCGAAGCAGGCGTTCATCTGGGTCGGGCATTCCGTGAACAGACACTCCGTGCATCCATTCACCACGATCCCGGCGGTGGGACAGACGTTCGAGCACGCCTGATCCGAACAGGCGCCGAGAAGCGCAGCGTCGGACACACCGTTGGGGTGTTGCGTCGCGCAGGTCTGCACGCATGCCTGATCACCGCTCGCACATTGAGAGAGACAGGTGAACAGCAGTGCGGAGCATGCGGAGTTACCATAGCAATCGCAATACCGCTCCTGACACTCGTTGTAGAGGCAGGTGCTACACGGCTCCGGAAGCGGCTCGCAGGCCATGGCGCTACCGCCACTTCCCCCTTGTCCCCCCTCGCCGCCAGTCCCACCAACGCCGCCTGCGCCACCGGCGCTGACGGTCGACCCGCCGTCACCACCCGAACCACCGCCGCTGCTCGTGCTGCTCGTGGTGGTGCTCGTCGTCTGCGCGTCGTCCGAACCGCAGCCTACGAGCCCCCCTCCAAGAGATGCGGTCAATGCCACCACAGCTGCGAAGCAAGCGCTCTGCAATTTCATGCTCATGTTCCCCTCCTGGCCAACCAGTCCATCACCTTCCCCGGGAGTCAGCCGCACACACAGCCGACCAAGGGGAAGCATATTCCAGCCGTATTCTGGCTCAGGCAGTACGTGAAGCACTTGGCATCATTACAAGCGCAAGTTCCGCCAGAGCACGACGTCGTTGGATTGCTGCACTGCGCGTCGCTGCAGCACTGCGCCTGGCAGACGCAGACACCATTCGAGCAGCTCAACCCCCCCTGGCAATCGTTGTTGCTACAGCACTGATTCGTGCACTGACATGCACCGCCGTTCTTCTGGTACGGCGTGTTGCACTGGAAGTCGCAGAGCCCATCGGGCGTGCACACGGCGACGCCGTTGCTCGGCGCCACGCAGGGGCTGCACGTCGTGCTCCCGGCACACCCGGTCTGGGGCGTGTTGCCCACGCAGATGCCACCGCACTGGTGCTCCTGCGGCCCGCAGGGGTTGCCGGCGCCGCTGCCACCCATCCCGCTGGAGGTCGTCGTGGTCGGGTCTCCCCCGGCGCCGCCGGCTCCACCGAGGCCTGCGCTCGACGTGCTGGTGGTCGTCGGCTCGTCCGAGCCTCCATCGCCGCCGTTCGTCCCCGTGGACTCCCCGAAGCCCTCCGTTCCTGTGGCACAGCCGCCTGCCGCGACCACCGCCATCGCCGTCAACCACAGCGCGGCCAGCGCCCCGCCAACCGTCCTACTCCGCAAGCTGGCTCGATTCACCCCATCCTCCGATGGTCATTGTCGCTCAGGAGGTCACCACGGACCTAGTCCTGAGATCGTCGGTGCACGTATTTACCTGTGGCCTCCCGCAGCGACCAGTAACGCGCGAAAATCGGGCCGTTCACCGGAATGTGCCCCTCGCTCGACCCACGCGCCCGGCGTGATCCCCCACGATCGCTACCGTCTCCCCCTTCTTTTTCACCTCTCCTGGTACGCGCGCGGCCCCCTTCGCCTTCCCTCTCCCTCCCCACCTTTTCCACCCCTCACGACCTCTTCCGCGCCTGGTGTACAGTCCCGCCGCCATGCTGCTCGCCATCGACGTCGGCAACACCAACATCAGCTTCGGTGTCTTCGAAGGGGACGCCCTCCAGCACCACGTCCGCTCCGAGAGTGCCCGTGCCCGCACGGCGGACGAGTACGCCGTCCTCGTGCGCCAGATGCTCTCGCTCCATGGCGTCGACATCGAGCGCATCGACAGCGCCATCATCGCCAGCGTCGTCCCACCGCTCACCGACACCATGGTCGGCCTCGTGCGCCGCGCCTTCCACCGCGACGCCCTCGTCGTCGGCCCGGGCATCCGCACCGGCATGCCGATCCTCTACGAGAATCCCCGCGAGGTCGGTGCGGATCGCATCGTCAATGCCGTCGCCGCGTACGAGTGGGCGCGCGCGGGCGTCATCGTCGTCGACTTCGGCACGGCCACCACCTTCGACTGCGTCACCCCGCGCGGCGAGTACCTCGGCGGCGTCATCGCGCCCGGCATCCAGATCAGCGCCGAGGCCCTCTTCTCGCGCGCCGCCCGCCTCCACCGCGTCGAGATCGCCCTCCCGCCCAAGGTCGTCGGTCGCAACCCCATGCACTCCATGCAGTCCGGCATCGTCTACGGCTACGCGGGCCTCGTCGAAGGCATCTGCGCTCGCCTCCGCCGCGAACTCGCGTACCCGTGCCGCGTCGTCGCCACCGGCGGCCTCGCGCGCCTCATCGCGCCCCAGACCGAGAGCATCGAGACGGTCGACGACGACCTCACGCTCACGGGCCTCCGCCTCCTCTACGAGCGCAACATCGCCTCGCGCGAAGGCAGGCACGGCAGCGAAGTTCCCCCGCCTCACCCCGAGCAGGACGGCGGCACACCGAGGAGCGGCGAGACGACGTGACGCCCCCTCTGGCCGCGCCTCCACGCGCCGCCCAGCTCTCGCCACGCGCCGACCGCTCGCCACGCGCCGAACGCTCCCCCGCGCCCTGGATCGCCGCCGCCGCCCTCG is part of the Chondromyces crocatus genome and encodes:
- a CDS encoding SGNH/GDSL hydrolase family protein — encoded protein: MRIPTPARALALALALAGALILFANRHTPDESRLLGALLLATALAALLTRETPARRRVLEALAVLLLVLAGGEWAVRRESQKSQDAYAGRVIQFVDDPVLRYHWKPDTSCGEGTTNDRGMLDVPRQTEKPPGTLRIACLGDSVGGDCTLPRDNACAALERVLREARDGRPTEVLNFSVSGYNTLQEARTLEVRALPFSPDAVVVLYVVNDPYPELAISHHLPGHFKFQHLLWSATRFAAARLFPGHIDPLGGLLQGFYDDPRSWNGVVVAGFDRIQAVATAHAMPVVVAVFPLFLPDALPEHRLIGPKVTQEAERHGFIGLDLATTAYRDEPLDALLKPSRDMIHPNAHAHQLAAETIAKALLARHPELRAR
- a CDS encoding DUF5989 family protein, translating into MSRPRRAPFLADVLRFVFSGRRLWMLPIVLVLLVVSLLAAVGALAPYAAFLYPL
- a CDS encoding type III pantothenate kinase, which codes for MLLAIDVGNTNISFGVFEGDALQHHVRSESARARTADEYAVLVRQMLSLHGVDIERIDSAIIASVVPPLTDTMVGLVRRAFHRDALVVGPGIRTGMPILYENPREVGADRIVNAVAAYEWARAGVIVVDFGTATTFDCVTPRGEYLGGVIAPGIQISAEALFSRAARLHRVEIALPPKVVGRNPMHSMQSGIVYGYAGLVEGICARLRRELAYPCRVVATGGLARLIAPQTESIETVDDDLTLTGLRLLYERNIASREGRHGSEVPPPHPEQDGGTPRSGETT
- a CDS encoding RCC1 domain-containing protein, which produces MEAGDVWCWGLLPNAEGGSRTVPLPERIELPLPALQVAVGGTVFTGPHGLRAHFCALLADGTVRCWGTNQLGQLGLGDTGPHEGAQIPNVNGIREIAAGTDNTCAINAQNQLYCWGPRSTGLIEGDTTPAAPTLIAESVDQVSVASFHACAVMVDRTLKCWGLDFYGSLGLGAGGPTHATTPTSVGHGSNFAEVSCGLTHTCARSSSGVSCWGNNANGQLGLGSRTNYNSPQSLNLFASQTLRAGASHTAAVIAGDVYLWGSNAFKQMGSNDAFDTLLPVRLSLPSVSRLALGERFSCALTAEGRVLCWGANDHAQLGDGTLVSRATAAPVRWR
- a CDS encoding carbamoyltransferase family protein — translated: MPTWVLGLSAFYHDAAACLLRDGELVLAVEEERLSRIKHDHGYPARAIAACLDTAGITPADVDLVVFYEKTLPKLERQLETWLGAFPRSLGAFVRSMSRYLDGRIDLRRWLERRGGFRGDILFSEHHLSHAAFAYFTSPFFLDTPDQDTAVLVSDGVGEWTTTSLWTAGPAGITPQREIHFPDSLGLFYSLITAHLGFEVNEGEYKVMGLAAFGDDTFAPEMARLLPFLDDGAFRLDRRYLHLGGHHRLASPALDALLGPPRLPGDPITQRHRDLARSAQARLEDALLRIEATLPAGQPLCYGGGVALNGAANARLAARRPLHVSFAPGDSGAAIGAAYVGHYLASTKGSATLSDSATLSDSATLSDSATLSDSAARSTNPPHRISITPYLGPAFTPDACLEAARALGLTARPLSSLGGDAFLAQRLADGAILGWVDGRMEFGPRALGARSLLADPRRATMRDAINERIKRREPFRPFAPIVLAEHTADFFDDPRPSPWMTEIRPVRPERRHDLAAVVHVDGTARLQTLRRDDAPRLHDLIRAFAAITGVPALLNTSFNVAGEPIVCTPEDACRCFRTAGLDGLVLGEVWIEPEPRP